In Uranotaenia lowii strain MFRU-FL chromosome 2, ASM2978415v1, whole genome shotgun sequence, one genomic interval encodes:
- the LOC129741207 gene encoding adult cuticle protein 1-like has product MKCIAAVVMMACAVAVNAHYAHQVPVAPAITYANDYHHGRAGHHQAPVVTYANNHWDQWAHHDVHHHQVPAAVAIAAPVAYNNNAWAHQHNSWDHHNHHAHAHGAVAVAPVHHKEATYVAANPGAVHKAPLPGHIVNQKSLNLAPAPGTL; this is encoded by the exons ATGAAG TGCATCGCAGCTGTAGTCATGATGGCCTGTGCCGTCGCTGTCAACGCCCATTACGCCCACCAAGTTCCTGTAGCTCCGGCCATAACCTACGCCAACGATTATCACCATGGAAGGGCAGGCCATCATCAAGCACCAGTTGTTACCTACGCCAACAATCATTGGGATCAGTGGGCTCATCATGATGTTCACCATCATCAGGTTCCAGCtgctgttgccatcgctgctccagttGCCTACAACAACAACGCTTGGGCTCATCAGCACAACTCCTGGGATCATCACAACCATCATGCGCATGCTCATGGTGCCGTAGCCGTTGCTCCAGTTCACCATAAGGAGGCCACTTATGTTGCCGCAAATCCAGGAGCTGTCCATAAGGCCCCACTTCCAGGGCACATCGTCAACCAAAAGTCCCTGAACTTGGCTCCGGCTCCAGGAACTTTGTAA
- the LOC129745015 gene encoding histidine-rich glycoprotein-like, with translation MKCIAAVVMMACAVAANAHYVPSVYAHQVAPVLTYAAHHHGPTVVQSNDYHHGWAGHHQAPVVAYSNGHWDQWAHHDVHHHQVPAAVNVVPVAYNNYAWAHQHNTWDHHNHHAHGHAVAVAPVHHSASYVAANRGAVHKAPLPGHIVNQKSLNLAPAPGTL, from the exons ATGAAG tgcatcGCAGCTGTAGTCATGATGGCCTGTGCCGTCGCTGCCAACGCCCATTATGTCCCATCGGTTTACGCCCACCAGGTGGCCCCAGTGTTGACTTATGCCGCCCATCATCATGGACCAACCGTTGTCCAGTCCAACGATTATCACCATGGATGGGCCGGCCATCATCAGGCGCCAGTTGTGGCTTACAGCAACGGTCATTGGGATCAGTGGGCTCACCATGATGTCCACCATCATCAGGTTCCAGCTGCCGTCAATGTTGTCCCAGTTGCCTACAACAACTACGCCTGGGCCCATCAGCACAACACCTGGGATCATCACAACCATCATGCTCATGGTCATGCCGTGGCCGTTGCTCCAGTCCATCACTCGGCCAGCTACGTTGCTGCCAACCGAGGAGCTGTCCACAAGGCCCCACTTCCGGGACACATCGTCAACCAGAAGTCCCTGAACTTGGCTCCGGCTCCAGGAACTTTGTAA